The window TCAAAGCAGCCAGACAAGATTCCACTGAGCAGCCGCCTTCGAGCAGCGTGCCGCCGCTCGAAGCGGAAGTCAGGGCAGCCGACCTCGGCTCGGCCGACGCAGGGGCAAGCGCGAGCGCAGACAGCGACGAGGCCACGCGGCCCGACACATCGCGCGAAGCCCGCATCCGGGAGGCGGCCTACGCCGCCTATGAGCGCCGCGGCAGGACACCCGGCAGCGAAGAGCAGGATTGGTTCGAGGCCGAGCGATCGATCGATGCGCAAGAGGATGGCACCGGCGGCACCACGCGCCAGCCGTAACCATTGCTTCTCCGAGCCCCCCGCCGCCCGGGCGGGCGCCGATTTTCTAAGGCTCCGTCTTCAACAGCCCTCGGATGTTGAGCACCGCGAGGCAGACCTGCAAAGCGATCAATGCCCATGCGCGACTCGGGATCGCCCAGGCGACCCAGAGGATGTTGCTGAGCAGGAAGATCCAGAAGCCCTTGTTGCGGCGTGTGCGGACGTTGGAACCCACCAGGTAGGCGGCGGCCAGCGACGAGGCGAATGCAGGCCATTGAATCCAGTCGAGTTGCATCCGGCGGACCTGCCCGATCAGCCGAGCGCGGTGTCGAGCACCATCATCACGACGAAGCCAGCCACCAGCCCGACGGTGGCCGAAGCCTCGTGCCCCTGCCGGTGCGACTCGGGAATGACCTCGTGGCTGATCACGTACAGCATGGCGCCCGCCGCCATGGCCAAGCCCCAAGGCAGCATGCCGGCAGAGACAGTGATGAGCAGCGCCCCGAACATTGCGGCCACGGGCTCCACCAGGCCGGACACGATGCCGAGACCTGCCGAGCTGAGCCGCCCGTAGCCGACGCCGCGCAGCGCCAGGGCCACGACCATGCCTTCGGGCACGTCCTGGATCGAAATGCCGGTCGTCAGGGCAGCCGCGCCGACCGGATCGGTGCCGGCAAAGGCGACGCCGATGGCCAGGCCTTCTGGCAGGTTGTGCAGCACGATCGCGAGCACGAACAGCCAGACGCGCCGCAAGGTGCGCGCCTGCGGGCCTTCGAGCCCCTTCACGAAGTGCTCATGGGGTACGGCGCGGTCGATGGCCAGCAGCAGCAGCGCCCCCAGCAGGATGCCGCCGCCGACGATGCCGCCGGCACCCCACGCACTGGCGCCCTGGGCCTTGGCCGCTGCCAAGCCGGGGATCACCAGCGAGAAGGAGCTCGCCGCGAGCATCACGCCCGCGCCGAAGCCGAGCATGATGTCGTAGCTGCGCTGCGAGAACTGC is drawn from Variovorax sp. PBS-H4 and contains these coding sequences:
- a CDS encoding DUF2934 domain-containing protein; translation: MPPLEAEVRAADLGSADAGASASADSDEATRPDTSREARIREAAYAAYERRGRTPGSEEQDWFEAERSIDAQEDGTGGTTRQP
- a CDS encoding ZIP family metal transporter, translated to MAILAYEGFQGVARGDARIQGALVGGMVAALATALGTLPVLLSQQFSQRSYDIMLGFGAGVMLAASSFSLVIPGLAAAKAQGASAWGAGGIVGGGILLGALLLLAIDRAVPHEHFVKGLEGPQARTLRRVWLFVLAIVLHNLPEGLAIGVAFAGTDPVGAAALTTGISIQDVPEGMVVALALRGVGYGRLSSAGLGIVSGLVEPVAAMFGALLITVSAGMLPWGLAMAAGAMLYVISHEVIPESHRQGHEASATVGLVAGFVVMMVLDTALG